The window ATTAGAGAAAAAAACGGAAACCCAACTTGTATCTTTTTTGTTTTACGACCTTCTCTCACAAGACTTAAAAGAATCTGTTGAGGAACTAGAATCCACCACTGAATCTTTGAACCTCCTTGCTTGGGAAGAAATTCCAGAAAAGGAAATGATCACCCAAGATTACCTACTCAAAGAAGAGTTTCGGAAAGATGCCAGTGAACTAGATTCTAATCTTTTATTATTCCAACAAGTAGTCACCACCTACACTCAGTTTGGTGTTAAGTTGGGAAATTTGGTTCCTAATTTTCAAAATGCCATTGATTATCTTTCGATGAGAGAAAGTATTTTTTATTCCATGCCTAGGGGCCGACCACTAAAGCCCGGTGTGGGTGTTGTGACTTCCACCTTTGGGTATCGAAGTGATCCCTTTGGAATTTTACCTGTGGGGGAATCCCACTCAGGAATTGACTTTGCTGCTGGCGAAGGAACACCCATTTATGCCACAGGCCCCGGAATCATTGCCGTCGACACTGCTGTGGGCGGGCTTGGAAAATCAGTGCGAATCAATCATGAAAACGGCTTTTTTACTTTGTATGGACACTGCTCGCTCATTTTAGTCAATCCGGGAGACCGGGTCAAACGGGGAGATAAAATTGCACTCGTGGGTCAAACGGGAAAGGCAACGGGTGCGCACGTCCATTATGAAGTGCGGATTGGTCTTGATTCTCCACTGGATCCAGAAGAATACATCAACTTAGATTGATGAAGTTTAGGTGGGATTGGTTCGAACCCTTGTTTGTTGGTTTAAGCAGGGACAAAGGCCGAACCAGTTCGAAATATAAATTAAATTTAGAATTTTCCGATTAGGTTAAAATCGACGGAATATACGCCAGCACCACCCACAACAAGAGCAATGAGAAGCCCAGTTGCAAGTATATGGAACTCATATCCTTCCCCTTTTTGGTTTCCATTCCAATTGATAAAAAATCCATTATGTCTGTGAGCAATGAGAGCTGCACCAATCATGATGATGGCAATGGAAGCTGCTGCAAACTTAGTTAAAAATCCCACAAGAAGTAAAACGGATCCAAAAGATTCCCCTAGGATGATAAGAACTGCTAAGATCCCTGGGAACTTTAGTTGTCCTGTAAAAAATCCATAAGTTCCTTTGAATCCGTAACCACCAAACCAACCGAGTAGTTTTTGGGCACCGTGTGGGAAGATCACAACAAAAGCCGTGATGCGTAAGATGAGGGGGATGATGTCCCCAGAAGTTGAAAATAGAGTATCGAACATATGGTTCTCCTTAAATCAATAATAGATAGTTTAATATTAAACTATCTAGAGTCAAGTTAATTTTTTACTAAATTTCCAGGTTTCGGCGGTTTTAAATTCTCCTTTCCCCTTTAAGCCTAAATTTTACCCTTTCCCCTATGTTAGATCGAATTCCGATTCCAAATCCCTTTGGCTGGGAGGGATTATCCACTTTCAGCCTTCTTATGATGTTGGCCTTTCTTGTTGGTTCTTACCTCCTCCCCAAGGAGTTAGAACGAAGGAAATTAGATCCGAGCCATTCGGATTGGTTGATTTTTCTAGGGATTTTAGGTACCTTAATTGGAGCCAAAATATTCTTTATCTTCGAAATTTGGGACCAAGTGTTCATTGATGTTCCTGGTTATGATGGAAAATATAGTTATCCTCTTACCCATTGGAATGGTTTCCCTGGTCACCCTGGCCTTTGGTCATCGCTTTTTAGTGGTGGTGGTCTAGTCTTCTTTGGTGGACTTCTTTTTGGGTGGCTCTTCATCACTCTCTATTTCCGACATCACAAACTCGACATCGGAGCTTATTACGACGCGGTTGTACCTGCACTTAGCATGGGTTATGCGATCGGAAGGCTTGGATGTTTTGTGAGCGGAGATGGTTGTTATGGTTTTGCCACTGACGCACGGATCCCATTTTTTGTTTTTGATTTCCATGGTGCCCATCCTTCTGGTGTACCGGTTTGGAACACTCCAGTGATGGAATCCATTATGGCATTCGGATACTTTGCTTACTTCCAATTCTTTGCCAGATACCAAAACTTTCGTAAATGGAGTATTGGAGCACAGTTTCTCATCATCCACGGATTTGCAAGACTCATCATTGAATTCTTACGTGTGAATAAAGCGGTGATCCCATTTATTGACCCACCCACTCTTGTGAACATTCCCGATGCAAATGGAAACCCAACCTTTCTTACTGGTTACTATTGGCATGGGTTTTCACAGTCACAATACATCTCCATTGCACTCATCCTTTTTGGTGTGTATTTGTTAATTTCCAAAAAACTTTGGTTAAAGGAAGAAACAACAGTATGAACCCTTCTCCATTTTTCGAAATTGAAAAAAGAAAAAACGTAGCCATCCTTTGGCTCAACCGTCCCGAAAAACGAAATGCCATGAACTGGCCTTTTTGGCGTGACCTACCTGATATGGTAGACCAGATCAATGCTGACCCACAAATTCATTGTTTTGTGATCGCTGCCAAAGGAAAATCTTTCTCTACTGGGCTTGATTTGGAAGAGTTCTTTCAAGAATTCAAACCAGTAGTCCAAGGTGAATTAGCAGATGGTAGAGAAAAACTATACCAATTGGTTCTAACCATGCAGAAAGGAATCAACGCAGTTTATAATTCAAAAAAACCATCCATTGCCCTTGTTCAAAAACATTGTATTGGAGGGGGATTGGATTTAGTTTCTGCCTGTGACATTCGTTATGCATCAGAAGACGCGGTATTTTCCCTACGTGAATCGAAAGTTGCCATTGTGGCGGACATGGGATCTTTACAAAGACTTCCCCATCTCATAGGAAATGCCCACACTAGAGAACTTGCCTTAACAGGAAAAGATATCACTGCTGACGAAGCCTTCCAAATGGGACTTGTGACAAAAGTCACAAAAGACTTTGATTCGTTACTCCAAGCTGGACTCAAAACAGCAGAAGAAATTGCAGAAAACCCAACCATAGTGATTCGTGGGGTCAAACAAGTTCTCAACCATGGAATTGGAAAGACCATCGAAGAAGGTCTAGACTATGTGGCCGTTTGGAATGCGAGTATGCTCGATTCTAAAGATTTCCGTGCGGCTATCGGTGGGTTTATGGAAAGAAAACGACCGGTTTACAATCCAGAAACCCGGGTAGACTAATTTCCCAATTAACAGTAGATGTCGAGTAACCTTTCGCTTTTTGCCGCCGGACCAACTTTTTCTTCCACGGCCAACTTCATGCGTTTCTCTGACAGTTGGTTTTGTGCCTGGAAAATTTCCTTCGGCAAATTGACGACCGAGTTAATAGGTGTAGATGGAACCATGATAGGACCTCCTTTTACAATCTTTACTCCCTATTCTAACCATCGGCGAATCCAATATTTCCTGAAGTAAAAAACAGCGTATGAGTTCTTTTTTTTCCCTAATCCGCGAAGCCAAACTCCTGGAAGAGGAAAAGGAATTCACACGGGCATTTAATGTCTATGCCGAAAGTGAATCACACACAACAAACGAATCCGCTCTCATCAAAATCAAAGCAAAAAAAGCCTGGTGTTTGTATGCAGTCGGAAACCCAAAAGAAACAGAATCTTTATTTCAAGACATTATTAAAAATTATCCATCTCATCCTTTAAGTATCACCGTATACTCGCGTTATCTGATCAAATTAAAGAAATTTAAATCTGCCAAAGTGTTACTTCAAAAAAGTATACTTTATTTCCCGTCGTATCTTGAAAATTACCTCCTACTTGCTTCGCTCCTAAAAGATATGGAACGATCGGAAGAAGCAATTAAGGTATTAAAAAAAGCACTTTCGCAAGAACACCTAAGTAACGGACGAGGGATTGATCGAAAAGACATTTGGGCAGAACTTGGGTCTTTGTATTTTTCTCGTGGAGATTTTAACTCAGCACTTGCCTCTTTAAAAAAATCTCTCAAAATGGTGGAACCTGAGGAGTTCCTCTACTATGATTTGTTAGCCCTATGTTACCTGGAGGCGGAAGATCCCGAAAACGGACTTACCTCTATTAAAACTCATATCGAATTCTGCAAAGAAATTGATCCAGAAACACTGATTATTTTGGCTCGTGCCCATTGCCGGCTGGGAAAATTAGAAGAAGCAGCAAACAACTTAATCCAAGCTTACTCTATTGAGGATTCTTTATATTTAAAAGCCGCCGATTTTATTGACTTTGCACCACTACTCAGAAATGGTTTTTTTACAACCTTGGAGAATATTGAATGGGAAGAACCATAAAACAAGAGTTTGGTTCACTAAAAGAAGAAATTCTAAATGTAAAAACAATTCTAAGTAAAGAAAGAGAATACGAACGTTCTTTGTTTTTAGAAAAAGGCCAAGACTCCAAAGCCATTAAAGCAGCCGAATTAGAAGATTTGCGATTTGTTGTCGGAAATACTTGGAGGGCGGATTTTAATATTTCGCCTTCACCAAAAACAAAAGATTGGTTAAAACCAGGAATGCCAGTTCTTCTCCAAGGCCCAACAGAATCTATATTCGGAAATATATTCAAAACATCTGATTCAAAACTCACCGTACAGGTTCGAGGTGATTACGAGTGGGAAGATAACGAATTTCAAATTTCTATGTGGTTCCAAGAATCAACCTATGATTTGTATAATGATATCATCACTAAAATCTCAAACGATAACAGTAGCGAATCTCATAAAAAACTAAACTGGATTCTAGGATTTGGACTCGGAGAAAAACCTACTCCACCTAAGTCGGGCCTAGACAAACCGCCACTCGAACGAATCTTTCAAATTCATGATTACGGAGTGATCTTTGGCCCACCGGGAACAGGGAAAACCACCTTACTCATGCAAGCTGTAGCAAAAATCAAAGAAAACAAGGAATCAGTATTAACACTTTGTCCTACAAACTTTGCTTGCGATTATATTGTGGAACTCGCCTTAAAAAAAGGGATTCGTGTGATCCGTTTGGGTAACTCCACGAAAATTAAAGAAGAAGTTTTACCTTACCATATAGATCACCTCATCCAAACACATCCCGATCAAAAACAAATTCACAACTGGCAGACCGAACTAAAAGCCATCCAAAAAAAAGCCAACTCTTGGAAACGTAATTTTGGAAAAGAAGAAAGGGAAGAACGAAAAGCACTACGAAAAGAAGCAAAGTTACTACTTGGGACGATCAGAGAAGCCGAATCTAACATTCGCACAAAGTTACTCGACAGTGCTGAACTGATTGTATCGACCTTTTCAGGATTTGGAAATGAATTCAAAAAAGGCCGAACTTTCGATTATGTTTTTGTCGATGAGGCCACCCAAAGTTTGGATCCTGGATGTTATCTTGCAATGTATGCAGGGAAAAAAACTTTCTTTTTTGGAGATCCGAGACAACTAGGAGCCAATTACTCTCATCCTGACCACCAGTCCCTATATAGTTTTTTAGAAAAAGCGGTAACCTTTGATTCTGGAGAACGAATATTATTTTTAGAAAAACAATTTCGGATGAAACCTGAAATTCTTGGTTTCCCAAACCAAACTTACTACGAAAGTAAAATCCTAACTCATCCCGATGCAAAATGGAATGAGTCTATAGACATTTCTATGATCTTCGGCTCCAATCCGTCCATCCTATGGATCGATACCGCAGGTAGTGATTCAGAAGAAGATACGGAAGGAGAAGAACCAAGTTTTTTCAATGTAACAGAGATACAGACAGTAGAGAAACTTTTCCAACTGGGCATTCCCAAAGAAATCACCACAGTCATTTCACCTTACAGAGGACAGGTGGAAAAATTAATCCAGACCTCGGAAGGCAGATGGTTTACCCAAACTATCGACTCTTTCCAAGGAAGAGAATCAGAAATTGTGATTTTAAGTTTGGTTAGATCCAACGGAGATGGTGAGATTGGATTTTTATTAAATCCCAAAAGATTGAATGTAGCCTTAACTCGTGCAAAGTCACATCTGATTCTCATAGGAGATTCAGGAACTCTTTGCCAAAACAAAGAATTCCAAAATCTTTATTCCTACATAGAAGAAAGTGGTGAAATTCGTTCTGTTTATGAATTTATGGAATGATGAAAATTCACAAGTCCAAAACACAGATAGTCGATTGTTTAAACTGATTTACAGTTTATCGTTTATAAAACAACCCACTTGGGTCCTTCTAAGGTATAGACCAATCGATAAGCACCATCGGAACCCGGTGGAATCTCTGAAATTCCTTCAAAATCAAAGTCGGTGGTCTCGTCAGCATTTTCTTTCACGGCACTGGTAACTAAAATTTCCCAAGCTTTGGCAGTATCTTCACCTAACTTTGATGCTGCGTTGACTTCTGATCCAAATACATCGGTATCTCCAATCTTTAGAATTTTACCATACCCAAGTCCCACACAGAGTAAAATCTGTTCCTCGGCTGTTCGTCCCTCATTATAACGTTTACAAGCCTTTTGCATATGGATGGCACATTGAATGGCTTTGTTTGTATTTCGAAAGAGAACCATAAGACTGTCCCCTTCATCTTTCATCAGAATTCCATCAAACTCATCGAGTACGGGAATAAGGATTCTTTGTGATTCATAGATGGTTTGTAAAAAATGAATGATTCCGAATTTGGCTACACCACGAGAAAATCCCGATAGATCCGTGAACATCACACACCATGTCTCACCAAAAAGATCCCAAATTCGTTTGTCGATAAATTCTTGGTTGGAGCCAGGACTCAGTCTTTCTTCTAAAAGTTTTTCTAATCGTTCTTCTGATGCAGAGGTAGCAATCGCCCGTTTTTGACCCATGGATGCGAGTATAACAACAAAAAGAGGAATGTCAAGGGGAGTGAGAACAAAAGATACGGTACCACTTTTTTGGTAGTGGATAAGAAATCTAAAAATTCAATAACGATTGGTTCCAAATTTCTATTGATCTGATAGCATTCTTTATGATTTTCTGGTCAGACCAATTGAAAGGATAATAGGAGATATTATGAACGATACTAAAAGTTCAAAAACAACGCTTTGGGTAGGAAGGATCTTAAGTGGTCTAGTGATTGCCTTTTTGTTATTTGATGCCTGGGGAAAACTTTCCGAACTCGAAATCGTATTAAAAACTATGGATGAGTTGGGGATACCTGGATCACTTTCTCAAACCATTGGAATCATCCTTCTTGCAACCACCATCCTTTATGCAATTCCAAATACATCTGCCCTCGGTGCGCTGTTGCTTACTGGTTATTTGGGTGGTGCTGTAGTCATTCATCTTCGTGTAGGAAATCCACTTTTCAGCCATACGCTTTTTCCGGTGTATGTGGGAATTCTACTTTGGGTGGGTCTTGCTTTAAGAAACAGAAAAGTAAAAGAACTTTTTTGGTTTTTATAGAACCAACCAATAGTTCGACCTAAGGAAACATAAACATCTCCCCAAAACAATTGTTTTAGCGAAGATATATTTATGTTTCCGGGTAATACCTTCTCAAACATCAATTCTATTGATATAAATCTAAAAATTTAAAAACAAAAGAATCCATTCCGGTGATTTTTTATCCATTAATGGTTAAAATTTTCAGAACTAATGGAATCATCGATATTGAAATTCCAATATAAATAAAAACACGAATATAATTCAAAAATACCCACTTTCTAATTTCACCGGGAATCTCAGAGGAAAGTTCGCTCAAAGAATTTGCCAAAGATTGGAATCGAATGATTTTCCCTGCAAAATAAATCACAGTCCAAACCCTCACAGCCATATGAAGGAAAAAGAGGGAAATCAGGTAGTTACCAATCCCTTCGATTGGAAAACAAAACAAGAGAGATATCAAGAATATGATTTCATGAACCGAGTGAAACAAAATCCAAAAGTATTTTAAGTTGGCAGATTTAATTTCAGTGTTTAATATTTGGAAATTTGGGTGGTTCCTATTCGCCCAACGTGGAACAAAAATAAGAGTTTCAAAAATTTGAGCACCATTCATCAAAAAATATAATAGTAAGTTTAAGAACAATGAGTATTTTGCGAATGATAAAGAATGATTGAATACCAAAGAGGATATATCTTGTATTCCGATCATTGCGGTGATTACAAAAGAGTATGTTATGGCTAAGCTCATTTTTATTTTTTTCCCTGTAATTTTTTTGACATGCCTTCCATTATTTCAGTGGCCGATTCAAAGTAACGATGAACCACTTCTAATTCATGATCAGTAAAACTTGAAATCAAAAGGTCTGTATCTTTTTGTAGTTTTTTAAAGATCGGTGAAAATAATTGATTTGCCCTTTCTATATTGGGAACAATCATCACCTTTCGCCTATCTGCCTGTAAAAACTTTCGTTTTACTAAATTATTTTTCTCTAAGCGATCAATCACACCGGTAATAGCTCCTGTCGTAAGGCCAGAAATCTTAGATAAATCGCCAGCACTCATTTCGCCATTTTCAATCAGATATCCTAAGTATTTATGGTCTGTTCCAGTAAGATCTGCTTTTTTTGCAATGGCTTCATGCATGTTCAGGGCAGTTTCAAAGTATTTACGTGTGGTTTTTTTAAAATTTGTAATTTCCATTTGTTCAAGGTTTAGATATATCTTACCTACTATATATCTTAGTAACTAAGATATATAGCAATGGCAAACAAAAATTATCATTTTTACGAAAAAATCGGTTTGGTCGACTAGATGATATTGAAAGGAAATTGTAAATTTGAGTTTTTGTTTCGATTGTTTTCAAATAATAAAGACCCATGGTTACCCTTGGATCTTTATTTTGGTTTGGATTACTTTTTGATTGGAATCACTGTAATTTTTTCTAAACCTTCCTTGTTATCTTGTTCTTTTTTCAATTTCTTATAGAAAGTTAGTTCTTTGGGAAATTCGCCTTTTTTTACTAAATAATAGTATCTTCTAGTTTCAATGTCTCCTGGGGAAAGGGTAGTTTCGTATAGGGATGTGAGAAATACTATTGAGCGTAGGTCTTGCAGTAAATCTTCACCAAAATGGCAACAAAACGAAAATCCGGCAATACTCGCAGACTCAGGGCTATTCCCCTTTGCTTAATTATACATATACAAAAATTCGATTGGGTAAGGTTCTTTGGATATATTTTGAAAAGCGATGTCTACTTCTGCAAATTCATAATTAGAATCTATGATCCTTTTTCTACCAGCATAGTTTGTTGTATCTGTACCAAGAAGGTAAATGTTTAAACTTGGTCCACTTACATCTGGTTTAGCATCTTTAATTTTTGCCGTACTACAATTAAAAACTACAAAAAGACTCAAAATCCCAAGCGAAAACTTATCTAACATCTGTTTCATTCATTTCTCCTTTATAAGGGATTAATAATGATCTAACAGATAACTTTTGTCAAGCGGGTAAAAAAAAGACCCTTGGTTTCCCTTGGGTCTTTCTTAAAATGATAGTTTAGTGGGCTCTTCCCACCAAACAGATCTTCGTAAAAACTTAGTTTTGTTTTAACATGTTTTTGTTTGTGTAAGGAACTTCTTCCAAACCTTTTGTCAGGTCAGAAAGTGGAATCTTGTCTTTCGGAAGATCTTTTAAGCTACCATACTCATATCCACGAGGATAGTGTTCTTTGTCTGTTGGGCTGTAAAATGGGTTGTACTCTTTTACTAGGCCTTTGGAATATCTCCAAACACTTTTTTCTGGATCTTGGCTCACAACAAAACAACGTGGGCTCATGTAACCTTCGTTCTTTGCTGTTTGTACTTTTACAAAATATTTTGGCGCCCAAACGTTGTGGTTACGCGCTCCAAATATTTTGACAACTGTTCCAGCTGGAACAAATTCGACCACTTTTGAGTTAGAATCTGCTTCCGAATACAAAGGAACTGTAAAATCCAAACTTGCTTTGTTGGTTTTGGCATCACAATTTTTATGCCAAGCCACTTCTGCGTTTTTGGAACAAGCTGTGAAACTTGCACAAGCGATCGTTAGTAATACAATTTTGTTTTTCAATTCCATTCTCCTATTGGTGGTGGTGGAGGCACTCATCCAAACGAGGATCCCCAACCGGAACTAAGCTGTGTTTTTCCAACTTTTTGAAGATAAAGAAACCGAAAATCCCTACCACACCGACTGTTCCGCCAAAAGCTAAAACAAAGTGAAGGATAGAAAATTTTTCAAAGTTCGCAGGGAATACCAACCAGAAAAGTTCGAAGAACTGAACGGCAAGAATCCATACTGACAATTTCCAAAGGAAATCGATATTTCTTTTGTTAGGACGATTGAGAAGTAGAAGGAAAGGAATCACAAACTTCACAAAAGGAAGTGCAAGAGTTGTGTATCCCCATCCGCCAGTCATACGCATCTCATAGAAGAAAGTTTCTTCCGGGATGTTTGCATACCAAATGAGCATGAACTGTGAGAATCCCACATAAGCCCAGAAAGTAGTCATACCTAAAAGAAATTTTGCAATGTCATGGTAGTGATTTTCATTCACTGCTTCCCCGAGATATCCGTTTTTCTTGAGGATAGCGATTACAATTAAGTAAGAAGCAAGGGAAGTTTGGAAAGCTCCTGCAAACGCATACACACCAAACATAGTAGAGAACCAGTGTGGGGAAAGCGACATGAGAAGGTCAAATGACATGAAACACCATGAAAGTGCGAAGAAAAGGATGAATCCACCGGAGATTTTTGCCAAAGTTTTAGTTGTATCAACAACTTTGTCTTTGTCCTGGCCTACTGACTTACCATGAAAGATGTAAGCAAAGATAGTCCAAACGCCAATGAAAAGAACACATCGAATGATGAAAGCCGTTGGGTTTAAGTATCCTGACTTGTGGTGGATGAGGTGGTCGTTTTCACGAACCGTCGCATCAGCCCATTCATAAAGGTCATGCATTCCAAAAATTACACCCACAAGCAGAAGTCCCGCAATAGGAGTGAAAAGTCCGTAGGTTTCAAAAAGTCGTCTAACAGTGACAGACCAATGAGAACCAGTTAAGTGCTGGATTGCTGTAAAAAAGATTCCTGTGATGGCAAGACCAATCACAAAATAAGTTCCAATGAGTAAAACATGGTAACCTAAGTTTGTGTGATGGAAATGTCCTGCTTCGTCCATATGACGAGATGTTTCATGACCAAATCCGAGGAAAGCGATGAGAAAACTCACCACTCCCACTCCGATCATAGCAATGAGGGCATTACGAAGGTTTACCGGCAATTTGAACTGCAGTAATTTTTCGTCTAGTTTAGCTGCTTTTGTCGCGCTCATAGTTTCCCCTAGTTCGCCTTTTTATTTTGAACTTCATATTCTTGAAGTTTTCGGATGTAAGCAATGAGCTTCCATCTGTCTTCTGGTTCGATTTGGTAAGCATAACTTCCCATAAGTCCACGACCCATAGTGATGATATGATAAACCTGTCCATCGGACCAACCTCTGATTTTATCAGAGACAACAGAAGGAGGTGATTGTTGGAACCTTGGTGCAGGTCCAACTACCGTTCCATTCCCAAGTCCCCTTACCCCGTGGCAAGGTGTGCAGTAGGTTTGGTAACGTTTTTCACCAATCATTAAATCACCTAAGTTTGCTTTGGCGATTGGATTTTTTAATCCTTTGTCTGCCCCTGGAAGAGTATCCGGAGTTGCTTCTGCTGCATAAGGGTATGGAAAGTATCCTACTGGGATTGCTCCTTTGGGAGGAATCCGAGAAGCCGATCCATTCGTTGCAAAAGAATCATCTTCTTGTGACTCACGTGCAGGAGAATCATACATACTAGGAAAGTATTCATAAACGGGAGTTTTGTAATCGCAATTCACGAGAACGAGGAGTCCTGCTATTGCTAAAACTCTAAAGATGTTTTGTTTCATTTTTGGTTCTCCGGTTTTACCACGGTTACTTCCGATCCACCAAGGCCTTTTACAAACGAAACCACTTCTGATTCGTTATAACCTTTAGCAGATTTTGGAATCCAAAGTCCGAACCTGTGAGATGTCAAATCTGGGTGAAGGATTCGACGGGTTGCTTTGGGAATACCGCTTAAAAAACATAGTGCAGCTACAGTGTATATCCCTGCAGAAAATACTGTTAATTCAAAGATGATTGGCACGTAGGCAAACCATGCATTGAGAGATTTTCCAGAGATATTGAGAGGCCAGTCATGGGCATGAGTGAGATACTGGAATAGAATCCCGATCGTGCATCCAAAGATACCAGCAAAGAATGTAACCCAAGGAAGTCCAGATCTTGGAGTTCCCATCGCTTCATCGATCCCGTGAACAGGATAAGGAAGGATACAATCAAATCCTTTGTAGTCTTTTTCTTTGGCTTTTTCTGCCGCATGTATGATTGCTTCGGGAGTCTCGAAAAGACCGAGAACTCCTTCATCCATTTCTTTGTATTTGTGAAACTGTTCTAATTTTGGAAGATACATACTAGTGGTGTGCTCCTTCTTTCTGTGGCATCACTGTTTTTACTTCTGCAATCGCAATCACTGGCATAATTCGGCACCAGAGAAGGAAGAGAGTAAAGAAGATACCGAAAGTTCCGATTAACATTGCGTAGTCGAAAAGTGTCGGTGTATACATAGCCCAGCTGGATGGTAAAAAGTCACGGTTTAGTGTCATCATGATCACAAAACGTTCAAACCACATACCTACATTTACCACAAGGGAGGCAACAAACATCACTGGGATATTGTAACGAAGTTTGCGGAACCAGAACACCTGCGGTGACAATACGTTACATGAAATCATGATAAAGTATGCCCAACCATAAGGACCAAAAGCTCTGTTCCAGAATGCGAACACTTCGTATTCGTTTCCA of the Leptospira kanakyensis genome contains:
- a CDS encoding M23 family metallopeptidase, which codes for MAETYVTTAYERLQIAHLRWRKRLQKWISRSREKVSFVLIPNDEKPFAQIEISIGMLGFLFGLSLSLVLLSFGLLLYFSFFFDRNLSLEKKTETQLVSFLFYDLLSQDLKESVEELESTTESLNLLAWEEIPEKEMITQDYLLKEEFRKDASELDSNLLLFQQVVTTYTQFGVKLGNLVPNFQNAIDYLSMRESIFYSMPRGRPLKPGVGVVTSTFGYRSDPFGILPVGESHSGIDFAAGEGTPIYATGPGIIAVDTAVGGLGKSVRINHENGFFTLYGHCSLILVNPGDRVKRGDKIALVGQTGKATGAHVHYEVRIGLDSPLDPEEYINLD
- a CDS encoding DoxX family protein, which produces MFDTLFSTSGDIIPLILRITAFVVIFPHGAQKLLGWFGGYGFKGTYGFFTGQLKFPGILAVLIILGESFGSVLLLVGFLTKFAAASIAIIMIGAALIAHRHNGFFINWNGNQKGEGYEFHILATGLLIALVVGGAGVYSVDFNLIGKF
- a CDS encoding prolipoprotein diacylglyceryl transferase — translated: MLDRIPIPNPFGWEGLSTFSLLMMLAFLVGSYLLPKELERRKLDPSHSDWLIFLGILGTLIGAKIFFIFEIWDQVFIDVPGYDGKYSYPLTHWNGFPGHPGLWSSLFSGGGLVFFGGLLFGWLFITLYFRHHKLDIGAYYDAVVPALSMGYAIGRLGCFVSGDGCYGFATDARIPFFVFDFHGAHPSGVPVWNTPVMESIMAFGYFAYFQFFARYQNFRKWSIGAQFLIIHGFARLIIEFLRVNKAVIPFIDPPTLVNIPDANGNPTFLTGYYWHGFSQSQYISIALILFGVYLLISKKLWLKEETTV
- a CDS encoding crotonase/enoyl-CoA hydratase family protein, which translates into the protein MNPSPFFEIEKRKNVAILWLNRPEKRNAMNWPFWRDLPDMVDQINADPQIHCFVIAAKGKSFSTGLDLEEFFQEFKPVVQGELADGREKLYQLVLTMQKGINAVYNSKKPSIALVQKHCIGGGLDLVSACDIRYASEDAVFSLRESKVAIVADMGSLQRLPHLIGNAHTRELALTGKDITADEAFQMGLVTKVTKDFDSLLQAGLKTAEEIAENPTIVIRGVKQVLNHGIGKTIEEGLDYVAVWNASMLDSKDFRAAIGGFMERKRPVYNPETRVD
- a CDS encoding tetratricopeptide repeat protein; amino-acid sequence: MSSFFSLIREAKLLEEEKEFTRAFNVYAESESHTTNESALIKIKAKKAWCLYAVGNPKETESLFQDIIKNYPSHPLSITVYSRYLIKLKKFKSAKVLLQKSILYFPSYLENYLLLASLLKDMERSEEAIKVLKKALSQEHLSNGRGIDRKDIWAELGSLYFSRGDFNSALASLKKSLKMVEPEEFLYYDLLALCYLEAEDPENGLTSIKTHIEFCKEIDPETLIILARAHCRLGKLEEAANNLIQAYSIEDSLYLKAADFIDFAPLLRNGFFTTLENIEWEEP
- a CDS encoding AAA domain-containing protein translates to MGRTIKQEFGSLKEEILNVKTILSKEREYERSLFLEKGQDSKAIKAAELEDLRFVVGNTWRADFNISPSPKTKDWLKPGMPVLLQGPTESIFGNIFKTSDSKLTVQVRGDYEWEDNEFQISMWFQESTYDLYNDIITKISNDNSSESHKKLNWILGFGLGEKPTPPKSGLDKPPLERIFQIHDYGVIFGPPGTGKTTLLMQAVAKIKENKESVLTLCPTNFACDYIVELALKKGIRVIRLGNSTKIKEEVLPYHIDHLIQTHPDQKQIHNWQTELKAIQKKANSWKRNFGKEEREERKALRKEAKLLLGTIREAESNIRTKLLDSAELIVSTFSGFGNEFKKGRTFDYVFVDEATQSLDPGCYLAMYAGKKTFFFGDPRQLGANYSHPDHQSLYSFLEKAVTFDSGERILFLEKQFRMKPEILGFPNQTYYESKILTHPDAKWNESIDISMIFGSNPSILWIDTAGSDSEEDTEGEEPSFFNVTEIQTVEKLFQLGIPKEITTVISPYRGQVEKLIQTSEGRWFTQTIDSFQGRESEIVILSLVRSNGDGEIGFLLNPKRLNVALTRAKSHLILIGDSGTLCQNKEFQNLYSYIEESGEIRSVYEFME
- a CDS encoding adenylate/guanylate cyclase domain-containing protein, translated to MGQKRAIATSASEERLEKLLEERLSPGSNQEFIDKRIWDLFGETWCVMFTDLSGFSRGVAKFGIIHFLQTIYESQRILIPVLDEFDGILMKDEGDSLMVLFRNTNKAIQCAIHMQKACKRYNEGRTAEEQILLCVGLGYGKILKIGDTDVFGSEVNAASKLGEDTAKAWEILVTSAVKENADETTDFDFEGISEIPPGSDGAYRLVYTLEGPKWVVL
- a CDS encoding DoxX family protein, whose translation is MNDTKSSKTTLWVGRILSGLVIAFLLFDAWGKLSELEIVLKTMDELGIPGSLSQTIGIILLATTILYAIPNTSALGALLLTGYLGGAVVIHLRVGNPLFSHTLFPVYVGILLWVGLALRNRKVKELFWFL
- a CDS encoding MarR family transcriptional regulator, with the translated sequence MEITNFKKTTRKYFETALNMHEAIAKKADLTGTDHKYLGYLIENGEMSAGDLSKISGLTTGAITGVIDRLEKNNLVKRKFLQADRRKVMIVPNIERANQLFSPIFKKLQKDTDLLISSFTDHELEVVHRYFESATEIMEGMSKKLQGKK
- a CDS encoding SH3 domain-containing protein — encoded protein: MKNKIVLLTIACASFTACSKNAEVAWHKNCDAKTNKASLDFTVPLYSEADSNSKVVEFVPAGTVVKIFGARNHNVWAPKYFVKVQTAKNEGYMSPRCFVVSQDPEKSVWRYSKGLVKEYNPFYSPTDKEHYPRGYEYGSLKDLPKDKIPLSDLTKGLEEVPYTNKNMLKQN